One part of the Granulicella arctica genome encodes these proteins:
- a CDS encoding anti-sigma factor family protein translates to MTHQDVVEQMAVERYLLGELAGESREHFEEHLFGCQECAADLKDGVLFLNAAQQELQMPQRVTAPVRSKHGLRLAWLWQPWVLAPALAACLLVIVYQSAILLPHAKSGVAEPQTASVLEPLVLANAGARGDSVAEIVAPHHGFYLLSVDVPPSPGASGYRCSLFSPAGLLVWRVDVSSQQAHDAVTIQVPTVTAQEGMNELLVQSVTSSQSIGDKVVDLARYRYKLRFAK, encoded by the coding sequence ATGACCCATCAGGATGTGGTGGAACAGATGGCTGTCGAGCGGTATCTGCTGGGAGAACTGGCCGGCGAGTCGCGCGAACACTTCGAAGAACACTTGTTCGGCTGCCAGGAATGTGCAGCGGACCTGAAGGACGGTGTTCTCTTTCTGAACGCGGCGCAGCAGGAACTACAGATGCCACAGAGGGTTACGGCCCCCGTCCGATCGAAGCATGGGTTGCGGCTGGCATGGCTTTGGCAGCCATGGGTGCTTGCCCCTGCGCTGGCGGCGTGCCTGCTCGTCATCGTCTATCAGTCGGCTATCCTGTTGCCGCATGCGAAGTCCGGGGTAGCGGAGCCGCAGACGGCCTCTGTGCTGGAGCCGCTGGTCCTGGCAAACGCGGGCGCGCGTGGAGATTCGGTGGCGGAGATTGTTGCTCCCCACCATGGCTTCTATCTGCTGTCAGTGGATGTTCCGCCGTCGCCGGGCGCTTCGGGTTACCGCTGTTCTCTGTTTTCGCCGGCAGGATTGCTGGTGTGGCGTGTGGATGTCTCCAGCCAACAGGCGCACGACGCGGTGACCATCCAGGTTCCCACGGTGACGGCCCAGGAGGGGATGAATGAACTTCTTGTTCAGAGCGTTACGTCTTCGCAAAGCATCGGTGATAAGGTTGTTGACCTCGCCAGATATAGATACAAATTGAGATTCGCAAAATAG
- a CDS encoding sigma-70 family RNA polymerase sigma factor, with the protein MNFDTFDASYIEQLRCGDEVAEEHFVRYFSELILLKLRSRLRTKQAIEDVRQETFTRTLALLRSDRGVRHAERLGSLVNSICNNVLFEQYRADGRADPLEEETAAMLTEPSPDALSTVISGETRDLVRNTLNTLTERDRGLLKAIFLEEKDKDEVCREMGVTREYIRVLLHRAKHSFRKAYSGQAGGY; encoded by the coding sequence GTGAATTTCGACACATTCGACGCCTCTTACATCGAGCAGCTTCGATGTGGCGATGAGGTTGCCGAGGAGCATTTCGTCCGCTATTTCAGCGAACTGATCCTCCTGAAGCTCCGATCCCGCCTCCGGACGAAGCAGGCCATCGAAGACGTGCGCCAGGAAACCTTTACCCGGACGCTGGCGCTGCTCCGAAGCGATCGCGGCGTTCGTCACGCCGAACGGCTCGGGTCGCTCGTCAACTCCATCTGCAATAACGTCCTCTTCGAACAGTATCGGGCAGATGGTCGCGCCGATCCCCTGGAAGAAGAGACTGCGGCGATGCTGACCGAGCCTTCCCCGGATGCTTTGAGCACCGTGATCTCCGGCGAGACCCGCGATCTGGTTCGCAACACATTGAATACATTGACTGAACGGGACCGAGGGCTGCTGAAGGCCATTTTTCTTGAGGAGAAGGACAAAGACGAGGTATGCAGGGAGATGGGGGTGACCCGGGAGTACATCCGGGTGCTCCTGCACCGCGCCAAACACTCGTTTCGGAAGGCATATTCCGGGCAGGCGGGAGGATATTGA
- a CDS encoding alpha/beta fold hydrolase: MKPETAVIDVFGKHSIYLEHYKKDEAAKTIIMVNGAFATTTSFTQTVRYLRDKVNVILFDLPYAGRSKEFNVNGKIVTKEDEVDILQYLIDRYRVNYLMSASWGGVSSLLSLARRPPTMEKAIIASFSPVINTAMRDYMADARTFLSLGDAASAAQLLNNTVGRYLSNLVKSHNFNYLLNSVKGNEEQLIFHINQIFEFDQKQYMQQFSSIDIPILFLNGELDEYTTPAEVRVLSEHIPQSEFAVIEKAGHFLDLESRHLWRTMSNIIREYFFESEERNYTAVQSGFNTALGQNLAFAEAGD, from the coding sequence ATGAAACCAGAAACGGCTGTAATCGACGTCTTCGGGAAGCACAGCATTTATCTTGAGCACTACAAAAAAGATGAAGCCGCCAAGACAATCATTATGGTCAATGGCGCATTCGCAACGACGACCTCCTTCACCCAGACTGTCCGTTATCTGAGGGATAAGGTGAATGTGATTCTGTTCGATCTGCCATATGCCGGCCGATCGAAAGAGTTCAACGTAAACGGCAAGATTGTGACCAAGGAAGACGAAGTCGATATTCTGCAATACCTTATCGACCGCTATCGGGTGAACTACCTGATGTCCGCGTCCTGGGGGGGAGTTTCGTCACTTCTTTCGCTGGCGCGGCGACCTCCTACAATGGAAAAGGCGATCATCGCGTCTTTTTCCCCAGTGATCAACACGGCCATGCGCGACTACATGGCAGACGCTCGCACCTTCCTCTCGCTTGGAGATGCGGCCAGCGCAGCTCAGTTGCTGAATAATACGGTCGGTCGCTACCTGTCGAACCTGGTCAAATCGCACAACTTCAACTATCTGCTTAATAGTGTGAAAGGCAATGAGGAGCAGCTCATCTTCCACATCAACCAGATCTTTGAGTTCGACCAGAAGCAGTATATGCAGCAGTTCTCCTCGATCGATATTCCTATCCTCTTTCTGAACGGCGAGCTGGACGAATATACGACTCCTGCCGAGGTTCGTGTTCTCTCCGAACATATTCCACAGAGCGAGTTCGCTGTGATTGAAAAAGCCGGCCACTTCCTCGATCTCGAGAGCCGCCATCTCTGGCGCACAATGAGCAACATCATTCGGGAGTATTTTTTTGAGAGTGAGGAGCGGAACTATACCGCTGTCCAATCCGGTTTCAATACAGCTCTCGGCCAAAACCTTGCCTTCGCCGAGGCTGGTGACTAG
- a CDS encoding glycosyltransferase, with protein MHILIIAIGSAGDVHPFLGLGRTFARQGHRVSFCTSPAFAPIVERSGLRLLPLGTAEEYQAAMNDPALWNPKTSFKVLWKIMAGFIRPLFDILETEVDNETIMVGSLWAFGARLMQEKYGVPYVSVQVSPSTFISARLPPVHKRFSVPASWPYSVRAALFWAIERGILDRVCGPDLNRERATLGLPPVKHILGQWLHSPQGVLGLFPRWFAPPQIDWPRQVSLTGFPLFDESEFHEMDAELEDFLAGGPAPVVFTPGSTMVDSMTFFKTAADTLNGLGKRGIFLAKQGEPMPPLPSSIVVRSYVPLSKLLPRAKILVHHGGIGTVSQAFAAGIPQLAVPFAHDQFDNAARMERLGCGLRLDAPISGPSLRTALLRLLEEESFQKNSTATRLRVDSGEVSCLKALSVIEAVGVSHLHVAGPSSGPQLVHAG; from the coding sequence TTGCATATTCTCATCATTGCCATCGGCTCAGCGGGTGACGTCCATCCCTTTCTGGGATTGGGCCGTACCTTTGCGAGGCAGGGGCATCGCGTCTCGTTCTGCACCAGTCCAGCCTTTGCACCGATCGTTGAGCGCTCCGGCCTGAGGCTTCTACCTCTCGGCACCGCTGAAGAGTACCAAGCCGCCATGAACGACCCCGCGCTGTGGAATCCAAAGACCTCCTTCAAGGTGCTCTGGAAGATCATGGCTGGGTTCATCCGCCCTCTCTTCGACATCCTCGAGACTGAGGTTGACAACGAAACAATCATGGTCGGTTCGTTGTGGGCGTTCGGTGCCCGGTTGATGCAGGAAAAGTATGGCGTTCCCTATGTCTCTGTCCAGGTCTCGCCCTCAACATTCATCTCTGCCAGGCTGCCACCGGTCCATAAACGCTTCTCGGTCCCGGCTTCGTGGCCGTACTCGGTACGTGCCGCTCTGTTCTGGGCGATCGAGCGCGGCATCCTCGACCGCGTCTGCGGACCAGACTTGAACCGTGAACGTGCCACTCTCGGACTCCCGCCCGTAAAACACATCCTCGGCCAGTGGTTGCACTCCCCTCAGGGAGTACTTGGGCTCTTCCCGCGCTGGTTCGCTCCACCCCAGATCGATTGGCCCCGACAAGTCTCGTTGACAGGATTTCCTCTCTTCGACGAATCCGAGTTTCATGAGATGGATGCTGAGCTGGAAGATTTTCTAGCAGGCGGGCCAGCCCCTGTCGTCTTCACGCCGGGGTCCACCATGGTGGATAGTATGACCTTCTTCAAGACAGCGGCGGACACGCTGAACGGGCTCGGGAAGCGGGGAATCTTTCTCGCCAAGCAAGGCGAACCGATGCCACCTCTTCCCTCCAGTATTGTCGTCCGCTCCTATGTTCCTCTCAGCAAACTTCTGCCCCGTGCCAAAATTCTGGTGCACCATGGCGGCATTGGGACAGTATCCCAGGCGTTTGCGGCAGGTATCCCCCAGCTCGCCGTACCGTTCGCCCACGATCAGTTCGACAACGCTGCCCGGATGGAGCGGTTGGGCTGCGGGCTGCGGCTCGACGCTCCCATCAGTGGGCCTTCCCTGCGAACCGCGCTCCTGCGGCTGCTCGAAGAGGAGAGCTTTCAGAAGAACAGCACAGCGACTCGGCTGCGCGTCGACTCAGGTGAGGTGTCCTGTCTGAAGGCTTTGTCGGTTATTGAAGCGGTCGGGGTCTCGCACCTACACGTTGCCGGGCCCAGCTCAGGACCGCAGCTCGTCCATGCAGGATGA